A genomic region of Ictidomys tridecemlineatus isolate mIctTri1 chromosome 10, mIctTri1.hap1, whole genome shotgun sequence contains the following coding sequences:
- the Kiaa1614 gene encoding uncharacterized protein KIAA1614 homolog isoform X6, which yields MERGSNTGSRMANAMQVTSAVERNGPEPQPDNGPLLRPWPNSREDRTPSLMAPKPPSTWRVRVQGPSVLESKVRALKEKMTASKQGASSCPTSHEQSSLKKPKCRRVKAGGIQAPPEGCSLPEGMVASHAQNPSNEPLDSSVSEGEPSRNGGSRPPWSPALGLECWNGQSPWSPEASWMLPEGEKGLPPEPGSLQESLSHGITPGRLGGPGPWKVTHMPSLKKGRPCALQDGLVEVGDLDSTPLTSEENFVPRAALLPGLWRPGDLEALGTGGSVLSLSDRVERNRLLLQEMLKVSGQSPPKVETPAWTPSWDTAAPERPSGDVDRDSGISLQDSDQNRTFGPKPEPMLSARHEEAKHLLHRARMKARTQPLRANHDIVPTIAQGSRDGQRGPAPDPRMTLACRDSLQNGNVSDSSSGESSSGQWPKQGTSPSHVRFQDETAREAESRYLERLQQRQRQVLSTVLPASGQGPLRSKPHVTHYINRDMGEGTFPRPLGGLDRRGLLAPPAPWGSEGKCRACGHCLQDGRPAEGKVPPSPGVAQGLQAACGVEGVMLEPHTSCGPSSPLQLFPAEPGLHSEWVRETHIGDTTVCPEEGDSALDSTDTSDSCRTDSEEPGTSQPRRTGGRPRGSSRRQQGSRPQGGHRWSKKAEVESSWAPEAQDGVHDAEEGDEVKEGRGQTPDGTLREDAVPKPPALEPERSSLGSEKQPEQELKSHWDPVDSWAPCRTAYVTTSSTKLGPSGPGRPDQVIEGHESPEIVCTSSLQQSHAEPSAHRPARQPAASLSPEGWVPTPPTSRKTTSPGPHRKAALARPGSPPVRHPLLALSTNNCNNCSPLGLQEPWGAAIHHGRADRGPCGQEPDLPLESSGDGGLQGSLRLADTVVNSMGITLSLASEELESSQDLEEGLQRTESSSGGHMPPGASPEASAGPRVPPAAASGANKKRSSGLASTLGLKKLLSVLGQTSQPKLSKSRSYSVEQLQPAVPSPASHSSTSKVKRAPSLQSLRLVSPSHQHRKASSFQNLHSLLSGKGDRSSLYLVEGPGDSSAGGRLAKAPPRRALSVEDVGAPSLPRTVGRVVEVFPDGTSQLQLQRSSEGTFGFCVASGDGRRDSEREGVFGEQNPRQGPAGSAFSCQCAHGLYVQEMADLDTAKLYSGLLGVGDEILEVNGAKVAGLGLAHVQELLAHSESLSLRVLRQRPVPR from the exons AGGGTCCAACACAGGAAGCAGAATGGCCAACGCCATGCAGGTGACCTCGGCTGTGGAGAGAAATGGTCCTGAGCCACAACCAGACAATGGACCTCTCCTGAGACCCTGGCCTAACTCTCGGGAAGACAGAACACCCAGCCTGATGGCCCCCAAGCCTCCCAGCACATGGAGGGTGCGGGTCCAAGGCCCCTCTGTGCTGGAGTCCAAGGTGAGGGCTTTGAAGGAGAAGATGACAGCAAGTAAACAAGGGGCCAGCTCCTGCCCCACCTCCCATGAACAGTCATCCCTCAAAAAACCCAAATGCCGACGAGTCAAAGCTGGAGGAATTCAGGCCCCACCAGAGGGCTGTTCCCTACCAGAGGGCATGGTGGCCTCTCATGCTCAGAACCCATCCAATGAGCCCCTGGACAGCAGTGTCAGTGAGGGGGAACCTTCCAGAAATGGGGGCTCCAGGCCTCCCTGGTCACCTGCCCTTGGGCTTGAGTGCTGGAATGGGCAGAGCCCGTGGTCTCCAGAAGCATCATGGATGTTGCCTGAAGGTGAGAAGGGTCTGCCACCAGAGCCTGGCTCTTTGCAAGAGAGCCTCTCCCATGGAATTACTCCTGGCCGCCTGGGGGGGCCTGGTCCTTGGAAAGTCACCCACATGCCCAGCCTGAAGAAAGGAAGGCCATGTGCCCTTCAAGATGGTCTGGTCGAAGTGGGAGACTTGGACAGCACTCCTCTGACCTCTGAGGAGAACTTTGTCCCCAGGGCAGCCCTGCTGCCAGGGCTCTGGAGACCTGGAGACCTGGAGGCTCTGGGCACTGGGGGCAGTGTCTTGTCCCTGTCTGACCGAGTCGAAAGGAATCGCCTGCTGCTGCAGGAGATGCTGAAGGTCTCAGGACAGAGCCCTCCCAAGGTGGAGACTCCAGCCTGGACTCCGTCCTGGGATACAGCTGCACCAG AGCGACCCTCGGGGGATGTGGACCGGGACTCGGGTATCTCTCTGCAGGACTCAGACCAGAACAG GACCTTTGGTCCCAAGCCGGAGCCCATGCTGAGCGCCAGGCATGAGGAAGCCAAACATCTGCTGCATCGTGCCCGCATGAAGGCCAGGACCCAGCCCCTCCGTGCCAACCATGACATCGTGCCCACCATTGCTCAGGGCAGCCG AGATGGCCAGAGAGGCCCAGCCCCGGACCCCAGGATGACCTTGGCCTGCAGAGACAGTCTCCAGAATGGGAACGTGAGTGACTCCTCCAGCGGGGAGTCCAGCAGCGGGCAGTGGCCTAAGCAGGGCACGTCCCCTTCGCACGTTCGCTTTCAGGACGAGACTGCCCGTGAGGCTGAGTCCCGCTACCTGGAGCGGCTGCAGCAGCGCCAGCGCCAGGTGCTGAGCACAGTGCTACCGGCCTCGGGCCAGGGGCCACTGCGCTCCAAGCCCCACGTCACCCACTACATTAACCGGGACATGGGCGAGGGCACGTTCCCCAGGCCCCTGGGTGGCCTAGACCGCAGGGGCCTCCTGGCACCCCCAGCGCCATGGGGCAGCGAGGGGAAGTGCAGAGCCTGTGGCCACTGTCTTCAGGATGGACGCCCTGCTGAGGGGAAGGTGCCTCCCAGCCCTGGGGTGGCCCAGGGACTCCAGGCTGCCTGTGGAGTGGAGGGGGTGATGCTGGAGCCCCACACCTCCTGTGGCCCCAGCTCCCCACTCCAGCTCTTCCCTGCTGAGCCAGGGCTTCACTCAGAATGGGTCCGGGAAACACATATTGGAGACACCACCGTGTGCCCTGAGGAAGGGGACTCTGCCCTGGACAGCACGGACACCTCAGACAGCTGCCGGACAGACAGTGAGGAACCTGGGACCTCCCAGCCCAGAAGGACAGGCGGGCGGCCCAGAGGCAGCAGCCGCCGACAGCAGGGCTCCCGGCCTCAAGGAGGCCACAGATGGTCCAAGAAAGCTGAGGTGGAGTCGTCCTGGGCCCCTGAGGCCCAGGATGGGGTTCACGATGCGGAGGAGGGAGATGAGGTGAAGGAAGGCAGAGGACAGACCCCTGATGGGACTCTGAGAGAAGATGCTGTCCCTAAGCCTCCTGCCCTGGAACCTGAGAGGTCTTCCCTCGGGTCCGAGAAACAACCTGAACAAGAACTGAAAAGTCACTGGGACCCTGTGGACTCCTGGGCTCCTTGCAGGACAGCCTATGTCACCACGTCCTCCACAAAGCTTGGGCCCTCGGGGCCAGGCAGACCAGACCAAGTTATAGAAGGCCACGAGTCTCCCGAAATTGTCTGCACTTCCTCCCTGCAGCAGAGCCATGCAGAGCCCTCTGCTCACCGCCCAGCCCGGCAGCCAGCTGCTTCTCTCTCCCCTGAAGGCTGGGTGCCAACACCTCCCACTTCGAGGAAAACCACCTCCCCTGGGCCTCACAGGAAGGCAGCGCTGGCTCGGCCCGGCAGTCCCCCAGTCAGGCACCCACTGTTGGCCCTGTCCACCAACAACTGCAACAACTGTTCCCCCCTGGGGCTGCAGGAGCCCTGGGGAGCAGCTATCCACCACGGCAGGGCAGACAGGGGTCCCTGTGGCCAGGAGCCGGATCTGCCCCTGGAGAGCAGCGGAGACG GAGGACTCCAGGGCTCTCTCCGCTTGGCAGACACCGTCGTCAACTCCATGGGCATTACCCTCTCCCTGGCCTCAGAGGAGCTGGAGTCCAGCCAGGACCTGGAAGAAGGTCTGCAGAGGACAGAGTCCAGTTCTGGAGGGCACATGCCACCTGG AGCATCACCAGAGGCCAGTGCAGGGCCCAGGGTGCCCCCAGCTGCTGCTTCTGGAGCCAACAAGAAAAGGAGCAGCGGCCTGGCCTCCACCCTGGGGCTGAAGAAGCTCCTCTCGGTCCTCGGCCAGACTTCCCAGCCCAAGTTGAGCAAGTCCCGTAGCTACAGCGTGGAGCAGCTGCAGCCCGCTGTGCCTAGCCCAGCTTCCCACAGCAGCACCTCCAAAGTGAAGAGAGCCCCGTCGCTTCAGTCCCTGCGTCTG GTGTCACCCTCCCACCAACATCGGAAAGCTTCCTCCTTTCAGAACCTCCATTCTCTGCTGAGCGGCAAGGGGGACCGGTCCAGCCTGTACCTGGTAGAGGGGCCAGGAGATTCCAGTGCAGGAGGCAG GCTGGCCAAGGCCCCTCCCCGGCGGGCCCTCAGTGTGGAAGACGTGGGTGCCCCCAGCCTGCCTCGCACCGTGGGCCGCGTGGTGGAGGTGTTCCCAGATGGCACGAGCCAGCTGCAGCTGCAGCGCTCCTCAGAGGGCACTTTTGGCTTCTGTGTGGCCTCTGGGGATGGGCGCCGGGACTCAG AAAGAGAAGGTGTATTTGGGGAACAGAACCCCAGACAGGGACCAGCAGGCTCTGCATTCAGCTGTCAATGTGCCCACG GGCTCTACGTGCAGGAGATGGCTGACCTGGACACTGCCAAGCTGTACTCAGGGCTGCTCGGGGTGGGGGATGAGATCCTTGAGGTGAATGGGGCCAAGGTTGCTGGGCTAGGCCTGGCTCACGTCCAGGAGCTTCTGGCCCACTCAGAGAGTTTGTCACTACGTGTCCTGCGGCAGAGGCCTGTCCCACGGTGA
- the Kiaa1614 gene encoding uncharacterized protein KIAA1614 homolog isoform X5, protein MANAMQVTSAVERNGPEPQPDNGPLLRPWPNSREDRTPSLMAPKPPSTWRVRVQGPSVLESKVRALKEKMTASKQGASSCPTSHEQSSLKKPKCRRVKAGGIQAPPEGCSLPEGMVASHAQNPSNEPLDSSVSEGEPSRNGGSRPPWSPALGLECWNGQSPWSPEASWMLPEGEKGLPPEPGSLQESLSHGITPGRLGGPGPWKVTHMPSLKKGRPCALQDGLVEVGDLDSTPLTSEENFVPRAALLPGLWRPGDLEALGTGGSVLSLSDRVERNRLLLQEMLKVSGQSPPKVETPAWTPSWDTAAPERPSGDVDRDSGISLQDSDQNRTFGPKPEPMLSARHEEAKHLLHRARMKARTQPLRANHDIVPTIAQGSRDGQRGPAPDPRMTLACRDSLQNGNVSDSSSGESSSGQWPKQGTSPSHVRFQDETAREAESRYLERLQQRQRQVLSTVLPASGQGPLRSKPHVTHYINRDMGEGTFPRPLGGLDRRGLLAPPAPWGSEGKCRACGHCLQDGRPAEGKVPPSPGVAQGLQAACGVEGVMLEPHTSCGPSSPLQLFPAEPGLHSEWVRETHIGDTTVCPEEGDSALDSTDTSDSCRTDSEEPGTSQPRRTGGRPRGSSRRQQGSRPQGGHRWSKKAEVESSWAPEAQDGVHDAEEGDEVKEGRGQTPDGTLREDAVPKPPALEPERSSLGSEKQPEQELKSHWDPVDSWAPCRTAYVTTSSTKLGPSGPGRPDQVIEGHESPEIVCTSSLQQSHAEPSAHRPARQPAASLSPEGWVPTPPTSRKTTSPGPHRKAALARPGSPPVRHPLLALSTNNCNNCSPLGLQEPWGAAIHHGRADRGPCGQEPDLPLESSGDGGLQGSLRLADTVVNSMGITLSLASEELESSQDLEEGLQRTESSSGGHMPPGASPEASAGPRVPPAAASGANKKRSSGLASTLGLKKLLSVLGQTSQPKLSKSRSYSVEQLQPAVPSPASHSSTSKVKRAPSLQSLRLMCTTPSEHLSFITCAQDKVETALCRRRVSVICLLSPLTTLNPSYTGACYARRPCTSVAAGEEDASRMGIPPTFFHQGRYQVSPSHQHRKASSFQNLHSLLSGKGDRSSLYLVEGPGDSSAGGRLAKAPPRRALSVEDVGAPSLPRTVGRVVEVFPDGTSQLQLQRSSEGTFGFCVASGDGRRDSEREGVFGEQNPRQGPAGSAFSCQCAHGLYVQEMADLDTAKLYSGLLGVGDEILEVNGAKVAGLGLAHVQELLAHSESLSLRVLRQRPVPR, encoded by the exons ATGGCCAACGCCATGCAGGTGACCTCGGCTGTGGAGAGAAATGGTCCTGAGCCACAACCAGACAATGGACCTCTCCTGAGACCCTGGCCTAACTCTCGGGAAGACAGAACACCCAGCCTGATGGCCCCCAAGCCTCCCAGCACATGGAGGGTGCGGGTCCAAGGCCCCTCTGTGCTGGAGTCCAAGGTGAGGGCTTTGAAGGAGAAGATGACAGCAAGTAAACAAGGGGCCAGCTCCTGCCCCACCTCCCATGAACAGTCATCCCTCAAAAAACCCAAATGCCGACGAGTCAAAGCTGGAGGAATTCAGGCCCCACCAGAGGGCTGTTCCCTACCAGAGGGCATGGTGGCCTCTCATGCTCAGAACCCATCCAATGAGCCCCTGGACAGCAGTGTCAGTGAGGGGGAACCTTCCAGAAATGGGGGCTCCAGGCCTCCCTGGTCACCTGCCCTTGGGCTTGAGTGCTGGAATGGGCAGAGCCCGTGGTCTCCAGAAGCATCATGGATGTTGCCTGAAGGTGAGAAGGGTCTGCCACCAGAGCCTGGCTCTTTGCAAGAGAGCCTCTCCCATGGAATTACTCCTGGCCGCCTGGGGGGGCCTGGTCCTTGGAAAGTCACCCACATGCCCAGCCTGAAGAAAGGAAGGCCATGTGCCCTTCAAGATGGTCTGGTCGAAGTGGGAGACTTGGACAGCACTCCTCTGACCTCTGAGGAGAACTTTGTCCCCAGGGCAGCCCTGCTGCCAGGGCTCTGGAGACCTGGAGACCTGGAGGCTCTGGGCACTGGGGGCAGTGTCTTGTCCCTGTCTGACCGAGTCGAAAGGAATCGCCTGCTGCTGCAGGAGATGCTGAAGGTCTCAGGACAGAGCCCTCCCAAGGTGGAGACTCCAGCCTGGACTCCGTCCTGGGATACAGCTGCACCAG AGCGACCCTCGGGGGATGTGGACCGGGACTCGGGTATCTCTCTGCAGGACTCAGACCAGAACAG GACCTTTGGTCCCAAGCCGGAGCCCATGCTGAGCGCCAGGCATGAGGAAGCCAAACATCTGCTGCATCGTGCCCGCATGAAGGCCAGGACCCAGCCCCTCCGTGCCAACCATGACATCGTGCCCACCATTGCTCAGGGCAGCCG AGATGGCCAGAGAGGCCCAGCCCCGGACCCCAGGATGACCTTGGCCTGCAGAGACAGTCTCCAGAATGGGAACGTGAGTGACTCCTCCAGCGGGGAGTCCAGCAGCGGGCAGTGGCCTAAGCAGGGCACGTCCCCTTCGCACGTTCGCTTTCAGGACGAGACTGCCCGTGAGGCTGAGTCCCGCTACCTGGAGCGGCTGCAGCAGCGCCAGCGCCAGGTGCTGAGCACAGTGCTACCGGCCTCGGGCCAGGGGCCACTGCGCTCCAAGCCCCACGTCACCCACTACATTAACCGGGACATGGGCGAGGGCACGTTCCCCAGGCCCCTGGGTGGCCTAGACCGCAGGGGCCTCCTGGCACCCCCAGCGCCATGGGGCAGCGAGGGGAAGTGCAGAGCCTGTGGCCACTGTCTTCAGGATGGACGCCCTGCTGAGGGGAAGGTGCCTCCCAGCCCTGGGGTGGCCCAGGGACTCCAGGCTGCCTGTGGAGTGGAGGGGGTGATGCTGGAGCCCCACACCTCCTGTGGCCCCAGCTCCCCACTCCAGCTCTTCCCTGCTGAGCCAGGGCTTCACTCAGAATGGGTCCGGGAAACACATATTGGAGACACCACCGTGTGCCCTGAGGAAGGGGACTCTGCCCTGGACAGCACGGACACCTCAGACAGCTGCCGGACAGACAGTGAGGAACCTGGGACCTCCCAGCCCAGAAGGACAGGCGGGCGGCCCAGAGGCAGCAGCCGCCGACAGCAGGGCTCCCGGCCTCAAGGAGGCCACAGATGGTCCAAGAAAGCTGAGGTGGAGTCGTCCTGGGCCCCTGAGGCCCAGGATGGGGTTCACGATGCGGAGGAGGGAGATGAGGTGAAGGAAGGCAGAGGACAGACCCCTGATGGGACTCTGAGAGAAGATGCTGTCCCTAAGCCTCCTGCCCTGGAACCTGAGAGGTCTTCCCTCGGGTCCGAGAAACAACCTGAACAAGAACTGAAAAGTCACTGGGACCCTGTGGACTCCTGGGCTCCTTGCAGGACAGCCTATGTCACCACGTCCTCCACAAAGCTTGGGCCCTCGGGGCCAGGCAGACCAGACCAAGTTATAGAAGGCCACGAGTCTCCCGAAATTGTCTGCACTTCCTCCCTGCAGCAGAGCCATGCAGAGCCCTCTGCTCACCGCCCAGCCCGGCAGCCAGCTGCTTCTCTCTCCCCTGAAGGCTGGGTGCCAACACCTCCCACTTCGAGGAAAACCACCTCCCCTGGGCCTCACAGGAAGGCAGCGCTGGCTCGGCCCGGCAGTCCCCCAGTCAGGCACCCACTGTTGGCCCTGTCCACCAACAACTGCAACAACTGTTCCCCCCTGGGGCTGCAGGAGCCCTGGGGAGCAGCTATCCACCACGGCAGGGCAGACAGGGGTCCCTGTGGCCAGGAGCCGGATCTGCCCCTGGAGAGCAGCGGAGACG GAGGACTCCAGGGCTCTCTCCGCTTGGCAGACACCGTCGTCAACTCCATGGGCATTACCCTCTCCCTGGCCTCAGAGGAGCTGGAGTCCAGCCAGGACCTGGAAGAAGGTCTGCAGAGGACAGAGTCCAGTTCTGGAGGGCACATGCCACCTGG AGCATCACCAGAGGCCAGTGCAGGGCCCAGGGTGCCCCCAGCTGCTGCTTCTGGAGCCAACAAGAAAAGGAGCAGCGGCCTGGCCTCCACCCTGGGGCTGAAGAAGCTCCTCTCGGTCCTCGGCCAGACTTCCCAGCCCAAGTTGAGCAAGTCCCGTAGCTACAGCGTGGAGCAGCTGCAGCCCGCTGTGCCTAGCCCAGCTTCCCACAGCAGCACCTCCAAAGTGAAGAGAGCCCCGTCGCTTCAGTCCCTGCGTCTG ATGTGCACCACCCCCTCTGAACATCTGTCCTTCATCACTTGTGCCCAAGATAAAGTGGAGACAGCTCTGTGTCGCCGGAGGGTTTCTGTGATCTGTCTGCTTTCGCCTCTTACCACGCTCAACCCCAGTTACACTGGGGCGTGTTATGCTAGACGTCCTTGCACTTCTGTG GCTGCAGGGGAAGAGGATGCCAGCCGAATGGGAATTCCACCCACTTTCTTTCACCAGGGACGGTACCAG GTGTCACCCTCCCACCAACATCGGAAAGCTTCCTCCTTTCAGAACCTCCATTCTCTGCTGAGCGGCAAGGGGGACCGGTCCAGCCTGTACCTGGTAGAGGGGCCAGGAGATTCCAGTGCAGGAGGCAG GCTGGCCAAGGCCCCTCCCCGGCGGGCCCTCAGTGTGGAAGACGTGGGTGCCCCCAGCCTGCCTCGCACCGTGGGCCGCGTGGTGGAGGTGTTCCCAGATGGCACGAGCCAGCTGCAGCTGCAGCGCTCCTCAGAGGGCACTTTTGGCTTCTGTGTGGCCTCTGGGGATGGGCGCCGGGACTCAG AAAGAGAAGGTGTATTTGGGGAACAGAACCCCAGACAGGGACCAGCAGGCTCTGCATTCAGCTGTCAATGTGCCCACG GGCTCTACGTGCAGGAGATGGCTGACCTGGACACTGCCAAGCTGTACTCAGGGCTGCTCGGGGTGGGGGATGAGATCCTTGAGGTGAATGGGGCCAAGGTTGCTGGGCTAGGCCTGGCTCACGTCCAGGAGCTTCTGGCCCACTCAGAGAGTTTGTCACTACGTGTCCTGCGGCAGAGGCCTGTCCCACGGTGA